A genomic region of Cannabis sativa cultivar Pink pepper isolate KNU-18-1 chromosome 1, ASM2916894v1, whole genome shotgun sequence contains the following coding sequences:
- the LOC115706950 gene encoding protein HOTHEAD has translation MASFVGKTKLFTILVLWLSILVSLAQGKERWYYEFKYPFIKRASSFSSQSSSFASKGNDNRFDYIIVGGGTTGCPLAATLSQNFSVLVLERGGVPFSNANVSFLRNFHIALADTSPSSASQAFVSTDGVINARARVLGGGTSINAGFYTRASSRFIKKMGWDEKLVNESFPWIEKQIVHKPVVAPWQKAFRDSLLSVGVSPFNGFTYDHIYGTKVGGTIYDRFGRRHTAAELLATGNPQKLTVLIHATVQKVVFDTTQGKRPKVVGVIFKDENGNQHEAVLSENPDSEVILSSGAIGTPQMLLLSGIGPRDELKKMDIPVVLDNGFVGKGMADNPMNSIFIPSKRPVRQSLIQTVGITKFGVYIEASSGFGQSQDSIHCHHGIMSAEIGQLSTIPPKQRTPEAIQAYIKNKKDLPLEAFRGGFILEKIADPMSTGQITLKSTNVDENPSITFNYFSHPRDLQRCVQGIRMAVKVAQSEHFANYTQYDKPTIEKVLNMSAKANVNFVPRHTNDAKSLEQFCKDTVITIWHYHGGAHVDKVVDAKYKVLGVDRLRVIDGSIFTESPGTNPQATVMMMGRYMGVKILRERLGRRAGI, from the exons ATGGCTTCTTTTGTTGGTAAAACAAAGCTCTTCACCATTTTGGTGTTATGGTTATCCATCTTAGTCTCCTTGGCTCAAG GAAAAGAAAGGTGGTACTATGAATTCAAATACCCATTTATCAAAAGAGCAAGCAGTTTCTCATCCCAATCATCGTCGTTTGCATCGAAAGGAAACGACAATCGTTTTGATTACATAATAGTGGGAGGTGGGACAACAGGGTGTCCGTTGGCTGCAACTCTATCACAAAACTTCAGTGTGTTGGTACTTGAAAGAGGAGGAGTTCCTTTCTCCAATGCAAATGTGTCATTTTTACGAAACTTCCACATTGCCTTGGCTGACACCTCTCCTTCCTCTGCTTCCCAAGCCTTTGTTTCCACTGATGGAGTCATTAATGCCAGAGCCAGAGTATTGGGCGGTGGTACTAGCATCAATGCTGGCTTCTACACTAGAGCAAGTTCAAG GTTCATAAAGAAAATGGGTTGGGATGAGAAGCTAGTAAACGAATCATTCCCATGGATTGAGAAGCAAATAGTTCACAAGCCTGTTGTTGCACCCTGGCAAAAAGCATTCAGGGACAGTCTTCTATCAGTGGGTGTTTCACCTTTCAATGGTTTCACCTATGATCACATCTATGGAACCAAAGTTGGTGGAACCATTTATGACAGGTTCGGTCGCCGCCACACTGCTGCTGAGCTCCTAGCTACTGGGAACCCTCAGAAGCTCACTGTCTTGATTCATGCCACTGTCCAAAAAGTTGTTTTTGACACCACTCaag GTAAGAGACCAAAAGTAGTGGGAGTGATCTTCAAAGATGAAAATGGGAACCAACATGAAGCAGTTCTTTCGGAAAACCCGGATAGTGAAGTGATATTGTCAAGTGGAGCCATTGGGACACCTCAAATGCTATTGTTGAGTGGTATTGGTCCAAGAGATGAGCTCAAGAAGATGGATATTCCAGTGGTTCTTGATAATGGGTTTGTTGGAAAAGGCATGGCTGATAACCCCATGAACTCAATCTTTATTCCTAGTAAAAGACCTGTTCGTCAGTCATTGATACAAACCGTTGGCATAACTAAGTTCGGTGTCTACATCGAAGCTAGCAGTGGATTTGGTCAATCACAGGACAGTATTCATTGCCATCATGGAATCATGTCAGCTgag ATTGGACAACTATCAACCATTCCTCCAAAGCAGAGAACACCAGAAGCCATTCAAGCTTACATCAAGAACAAAAAAGACTTGCCCCTAGAGGCATTCAGAGGAGGATTCATCTTAGAAAAGATTGCTGATCCTATGTCAACTGGACAAATCACTCTAAAGAGCACCAACGTCGATGAGAACCCTTCTATCACCTTCAACTACTTCAGCCATCCACGCGACCTTCAACGCTGTGTCCAAGGCATAAGAATGGCTGTAAAAGTTGCTCAGTCAGAACACTTTGCTAACTACACTCAATATGACAAGCCAACAATTGAGAAGGTGCTTAACATGAGTGCCAAGGCCAATGTCAACTTCGTACCTCGACATACAAACGACGCCAAATCCTTGGAGCAGTTCTGCAAAGACACTGTGATCACCATTTGGCATTACCATGGTGGTGCTCATGTGGACAAGGTTGTTGATGCCAAATACAAAGTCCTTGGTGTTGACAGGCTTCGTGTCATTGATGGCTCCATCTTTACTGAATCTCCAGGGACTAATCCTCAAGCTACTGTTATGATGATGGGCAG GTACATGGGAGTGAAGATTTTGAGAGAGAGGCTGGGAAGAAGAGCTggtatataa